A DNA window from Leptolyngbya sp. KIOST-1 contains the following coding sequences:
- the mgtE gene encoding magnesium transporter produces the protein MRQNVLNDLLQPFALEAAKKEANSIAPAELVQLLMEIEPSKRAIAFRLLDKDKAIRVFEYLRPDDQAELIQAMESPEISALLEELDVDDRVRLFEELPAKVTKRLIAGLSPQARAAVNLLLGYPEGSAGRLMNLRFLTVRSTATVGAALATVRESTLEPSELALIFVIDEARYYRGFVRPVQLLKADPSQLIADLLDGETIAISATDDELRAAKLLKTYDLPAIAVVDSEGRLIGDITFDDVIDLVEEEATETILEQAGVGSLLNRDRGWSEKLVRGPSLYSIRLRIIFLIVTLIGGFLVGGVIERFEETLEAVVAAAIFIPLVMDMGGNVGTQSSTIFARGLAWSQISPPQFMAYLFREVRIGLVMGLILGSIAGGVAYLWQGEPNGIPQLGLAVGVALTMVITLGSFLGASLPMVMLRVGFDHGPAADPFLTTIKDFLGLLIYFSLVGWLVGIA, from the coding sequence ATGCGCCAAAACGTATTGAACGATCTGCTCCAGCCCTTTGCCCTGGAGGCCGCCAAAAAAGAAGCCAACAGCATTGCTCCGGCGGAGTTGGTGCAACTGCTGATGGAGATTGAGCCCAGCAAGCGGGCGATCGCCTTTCGTCTGCTCGACAAAGACAAGGCCATCCGCGTGTTTGAGTACCTGCGCCCCGACGACCAGGCGGAGCTGATTCAGGCCATGGAGAGCCCGGAGATCTCCGCCCTGCTGGAGGAGCTGGACGTGGACGATCGCGTCCGTCTGTTTGAGGAGCTGCCCGCCAAGGTCACCAAGCGGCTGATTGCGGGCCTCAGCCCCCAGGCTCGCGCCGCCGTCAACCTGCTGCTGGGCTACCCCGAGGGCAGCGCCGGACGGCTGATGAACCTGCGCTTTTTGACCGTGCGCAGCACCGCCACCGTGGGGGCGGCCCTGGCCACTGTGCGCGAGTCCACCCTGGAGCCCAGCGAGCTGGCGCTGATCTTTGTCATTGATGAAGCCCGCTACTACCGGGGCTTTGTGCGTCCGGTGCAGCTGCTCAAGGCCGACCCCAGTCAGCTTATTGCCGACCTGCTGGATGGGGAGACCATTGCCATCAGCGCCACCGACGACGAACTCAGGGCCGCCAAGCTGCTAAAAACCTACGACCTGCCAGCCATTGCGGTGGTGGATAGCGAGGGTCGCCTGATCGGCGACATCACCTTCGACGACGTGATCGACCTGGTGGAGGAGGAGGCCACCGAGACCATTCTGGAACAGGCCGGGGTGGGCAGCCTGCTCAACCGCGATCGCGGCTGGAGCGAGAAATTGGTGCGGGGGCCGTCCCTGTACTCCATCCGCCTGCGGATCATCTTTCTGATCGTCACGCTGATCGGCGGGTTTTTGGTCGGCGGTGTGATCGAGCGGTTTGAGGAAACCCTGGAGGCGGTGGTGGCTGCGGCGATCTTTATTCCCCTGGTGATGGACATGGGCGGCAACGTGGGCACCCAGTCGAGCACCATTTTTGCCCGGGGCCTGGCCTGGAGCCAGATCAGCCCGCCGCAGTTTATGGCCTACCTGTTCCGCGAGGTCCGCATTGGCCTGGTAATGGGGTTGATCTTGGGCAGCATTGCCGGGGGAGTGGCCTACCTGTGGCAGGGAGAACCCAACGGCATTCCCCAGCTGGGGCTGGCGGTGGGCGTTGCCCTCACCATGGTGATCACCCTGGGGTCATTCCTGGGGGCATCGCTGCCGATGGTGATGCTGCGGGTTGGATTTGACCACGGCCCCGCCGCCGATCCCTTTCTCACCACCATCAAAGATTTTCTGGGGCTGTTGATTTACTTCAGCCTGGTGGGCTGGCTGGTGGGCATCGCCTGA
- a CDS encoding ISAs1 family transposase: MCSAQPLSPLIEHFQSLDDPRCSHLVEHRLLDIIGLTLCAVICGADSWVDIAAYGRAKEAWLRGFLSLPHGIPSHDTIARLFAALDSAAFQSCFVAWVKAVAHLGSSEQIAIDGKTLRHSYDRGGGKGAIHMVSAWANEQRLVLAQVKVDEKSNEITAIPELLKVLDLQGCLVTIDAMGTQTAIAHQIIEGRGDYILSLKGNQGNIHEDVEQVFTWARQQDFKDISHEFHQTITPGHGRIDIRRHWLLDGVEHLINAERWVGLKRVGLVEAERRILGQPPTIEQRYYLVSFDGDVQRFAQGVRSHWGIENQLHWVLDVAFHEDASRIRKDHAPANLAVVRHIALNLLRQDAFAKGGIKAKRLQAGWDNDYLIRLLSS; the protein is encoded by the coding sequence ATGTGTTCTGCCCAGCCCCTATCGCCGTTAATCGAGCATTTTCAGTCATTAGACGACCCTCGCTGTAGCCACTTGGTTGAGCATCGATTGCTCGATATCATCGGGCTCACGCTTTGTGCGGTGATCTGTGGAGCCGATAGCTGGGTAGATATTGCGGCCTATGGCCGTGCCAAAGAAGCTTGGCTGCGCGGTTTTCTGAGCCTACCCCACGGAATTCCCTCCCACGACACCATCGCCCGATTGTTTGCAGCCTTAGACTCCGCCGCCTTTCAGAGTTGCTTTGTCGCGTGGGTCAAGGCCGTCGCCCACCTCGGCTCAAGCGAACAGATAGCCATTGACGGCAAGACATTGCGCCACTCCTATGACCGAGGGGGCGGCAAGGGAGCCATCCATATGGTGAGTGCTTGGGCCAATGAGCAGCGGTTGGTACTAGCCCAGGTCAAGGTGGATGAGAAATCCAACGAGATCACTGCGATTCCAGAGCTTCTGAAGGTTCTGGACCTCCAGGGATGCCTAGTCACCATTGATGCCATGGGCACTCAAACCGCCATTGCTCACCAGATTATCGAAGGCCGTGGCGACTACATCTTGAGCCTTAAAGGCAATCAGGGCAACATTCACGAGGATGTCGAGCAGGTGTTTACCTGGGCGCGGCAGCAGGACTTTAAGGACATCTCCCACGAGTTTCATCAGACCATCACCCCTGGGCACGGGCGCATCGACATCCGCCGCCACTGGTTGCTCGATGGGGTCGAGCACCTCATCAACGCTGAGCGCTGGGTTGGCTTAAAACGCGTTGGCCTCGTGGAGGCTGAACGCCGTATCCTCGGTCAACCCCCGACCATTGAGCAGCGCTACTATCTCGTTAGTTTTGACGGCGATGTCCAACGCTTTGCCCAAGGGGTGCGCAGCCACTGGGGTATTGAAAACCAGCTCCACTGGGTGCTCGATGTCGCCTTCCACGAAGATGCCTCTCGAATTCGTAAAGACCACGCCCCCGCTAATCTGGCCGTCGTCCGTCACATCGCCCTCAATCTGCTGCGTCAGGACGCTTTTGCCAAAGGGGGTATCAAGGCTAAACGCTTGCAAGCAGGATGGGATAATGACTACCTAATTCGGCTACTCTCCTCCTGA
- the hypB gene encoding hydrogenase nickel incorporation protein HypB, translating into MHQTFDAALGIDLLHANQAGADHNRAHFDRWGITCLNVMSSPGAGKTALLEKTLAALYGELAIAVIEGDMTTELDADRLRQYGVPVVAINTGRSCHLDAQMVAGGIHTLEHQHNPKALDLVLVENVGNLVCPAEFEVGEHAKVALLSVTEGEDKPLKYPIMFQEADCLLITKIDLAPYLEVSIEQIAANVRQMNPDVTILPVSAKTGEGLQPWLDWIKARVQLIANTGNFQLSN; encoded by the coding sequence ATGCACCAAACCTTTGACGCTGCCCTCGGCATTGACCTGCTCCACGCCAACCAGGCGGGGGCCGACCACAACCGTGCCCACTTCGATCGCTGGGGCATCACCTGTCTGAACGTGATGAGCAGTCCGGGGGCGGGCAAGACGGCGCTGCTGGAGAAAACCCTGGCGGCGCTGTACGGCGAACTGGCGATCGCCGTCATCGAAGGCGACATGACCACCGAACTGGATGCCGATCGCCTGCGCCAGTACGGGGTGCCGGTGGTGGCCATCAACACCGGGCGATCGTGCCACCTGGACGCCCAAATGGTGGCCGGGGGCATCCACACCCTGGAGCATCAGCACAATCCCAAGGCCCTCGACCTGGTGCTGGTGGAAAACGTGGGCAACCTGGTGTGCCCCGCCGAGTTTGAGGTGGGCGAACACGCCAAAGTCGCCCTGCTGAGCGTCACCGAGGGGGAGGACAAGCCCCTCAAGTACCCGATCATGTTCCAGGAGGCGGACTGCCTGCTGATCACCAAGATCGACCTGGCCCCCTACCTGGAGGTGAGCATCGAGCAGATCGCCGCCAACGTGCGGCAGATGAACCCCGACGTGACCATCCTGCCTGTGTCCGCTAAAACCGGAGAGGGATTGCAGCCCTGGCTGGATTGGATCAAAGCCCGGGTTCAACTCATAGCAAATACTGGCAATTTTCAACTTTCAAATTGA
- a CDS encoding DUF6516 family protein: MDAQQYLNEIKTKLIASPIVESFSIVEERDLQDRGYFRTRVTLTNADFLEIAEYFVIIEDQPQPDRYRYQWMDSTQKTLRKRWDNVPHFPNLPNFPHHVHINAEDNVQTSIPRGLTEFLTFLESEIIPGC, translated from the coding sequence ATGGATGCTCAGCAGTATCTTAACGAGATCAAAACCAAATTAATTGCCAGCCCTATCGTTGAGTCTTTCTCAATCGTTGAGGAAAGAGATTTACAAGACAGAGGTTACTTTCGGACTCGGGTCACACTAACAAACGCTGATTTTCTTGAAATCGCAGAATACTTCGTCATCATCGAAGACCAACCCCAGCCAGATCGCTATCGCTACCAATGGATGGATAGCACTCAGAAAACACTCCGCAAGCGTTGGGACAACGTCCCTCACTTTCCAAACCTGCCTAACTTCCCTCACCATGTCCATATCAATGCCGAAGACAATGTTCAAACCTCCATACCCAGAGGCCTCACAGAATTTTTGACTTTCCTGGAGTCAGAGATTATTCCAGGATGCTAG
- the hypA gene encoding hydrogenase maturation nickel metallochaperone HypA: protein MHETDMTKALILTVRDWWEAQPGKPAIAKVHLTVGKFTCVEPVSLQFAFEVQTKGTFLDGAELAINETPLIAYCHDCQSEYQPEIGLQYACPTCKSPMGDIRSGRELKIDRVEYAEATSSTSLL, encoded by the coding sequence ATGCACGAAACCGACATGACTAAGGCACTGATTCTCACGGTGCGTGACTGGTGGGAGGCACAGCCAGGAAAGCCTGCGATCGCCAAAGTCCACCTCACCGTGGGCAAGTTCACCTGCGTAGAACCGGTAAGTCTGCAATTCGCCTTTGAGGTGCAGACCAAAGGCACCTTCCTCGACGGGGCCGAACTGGCGATTAACGAAACGCCGCTGATTGCCTACTGCCACGACTGCCAGAGCGAGTATCAGCCCGAAATCGGTCTGCAATACGCCTGCCCCACCTGCAAGTCGCCTATGGGCGACATCCGCTCCGGGCGGGAGCTGAAGATCGATCGGGTAGAGTATGCGGAGGCGACCAGCTCAACGTCTCTCCTTTAG
- the speB gene encoding agmatinase codes for MTDTPNDPVFQSPNGSSSEAQRALEMEARLPLTGWQQEVSQGLEYGLEAAASIRDRTIPTFSRGELPHYAGINTFLKAPYLEDVRRVGEFDVAIVGIPHDSGTTYRPGTRFGPQGIRRISALYTPYNFELGVDLRENITLCDVGDVFTIPANNEKSFDQISKGVAHVFASGAFPILLGGDHSIGFPTVRGICRHLGDKKVGIIHFDRHVDTQETDLDERMHTCPWFHATNMANAPAKNLVQLGIGGWQVPRQGVKVCRERATNILTVTDITEMGLDAAADFAIQRATDGTDCVWISFDIDCIDAGFVPGTGWPEPGGLLPREALYLLKRIVQETTVCGIEVVEVSPPYDISDMTALMATRVICDTMAHLVVSGQLPRREKPSYIHEEANMNVDQPWE; via the coding sequence ATGACCGACACACCAAACGATCCCGTATTTCAAAGCCCCAATGGCAGTTCCTCCGAGGCCCAGCGGGCACTGGAGATGGAGGCCCGCCTGCCCCTCACCGGCTGGCAGCAGGAGGTCTCCCAGGGGCTAGAGTACGGCCTGGAGGCGGCGGCTAGCATTCGCGATCGCACCATCCCCACCTTCTCCCGAGGCGAGCTGCCCCACTACGCGGGCATCAACACCTTCCTCAAAGCGCCGTATTTGGAGGACGTGCGCCGGGTGGGCGAGTTTGACGTGGCGATCGTCGGCATTCCCCACGACTCGGGCACCACCTACCGCCCTGGTACCCGCTTTGGCCCCCAGGGCATTCGCCGCATCTCCGCCCTCTATACCCCCTACAACTTTGAGCTGGGGGTAGACCTGCGGGAGAACATCACCCTCTGCGATGTGGGCGATGTGTTTACCATTCCGGCCAACAACGAAAAGTCCTTCGACCAGATTTCTAAGGGCGTGGCCCACGTGTTTGCCTCCGGCGCGTTCCCGATCTTGCTGGGCGGCGACCATTCCATCGGCTTCCCCACGGTGCGGGGCATTTGCCGCCACCTGGGCGACAAAAAAGTCGGCATCATCCACTTCGATCGCCACGTCGATACCCAGGAGACCGACCTGGACGAGCGCATGCACACCTGCCCCTGGTTCCACGCCACCAACATGGCCAACGCCCCGGCCAAGAACCTGGTGCAGCTCGGCATCGGCGGCTGGCAGGTACCCCGCCAGGGGGTGAAGGTCTGCCGCGAACGGGCTACCAACATTCTCACGGTCACCGACATCACCGAGATGGGCCTCGATGCCGCTGCCGACTTTGCGATTCAGCGGGCCACCGACGGTACCGACTGCGTCTGGATCAGTTTCGACATCGACTGCATCGACGCGGGCTTTGTGCCCGGCACCGGCTGGCCCGAACCCGGCGGTCTGCTGCCCCGCGAGGCCCTCTACCTGCTCAAGCGCATCGTGCAGGAAACCACCGTCTGCGGCATTGAAGTGGTGGAAGTCTCTCCTCCCTACGACATCAGCGACATGACGGCGCTGATGGCCACCCGCGTCATCTGCGACACTATGGCCCACCTGGTGGTGTCGGGCCAGCTGCCCCGTCGGGAGAAACCCAGCTACATCCACGAAGAAGCCAACATGAACGTGGATCAGCCCTGGGAGTAG
- the cobM gene encoding precorrin-4 C(11)-methyltransferase, with protein sequence MTSPKIQDFPANSPLAPAVYIVGAGPGDPELLTVKAQRLLSQADVILYANSLVPQQILEWTRPDAERIGTATMTLERILPLMVEHVRAGKSVVRLQSGDPSLYSAIHEQIQALVEAEVPFEVVPGISAYQAAAAKLNAELTIPGLVQSIILTRISGRTQVPEAENLASLAAHKTSLCLYLSARHVEESQAQLLQHYEPDTPVAICFRIGWPDEQIVVVPLSEMAKVTREKDLIRTTLYVISPALRGQKVRSRLYNPDHTHLFRPRQGSAAPSDATQDAVASQS encoded by the coding sequence GTGACCTCGCCTAAAATCCAAGATTTTCCCGCTAACAGTCCCCTGGCCCCAGCGGTCTATATTGTGGGGGCCGGGCCAGGTGACCCGGAACTGCTGACGGTGAAGGCGCAGCGGCTGCTGAGCCAGGCGGATGTGATTCTCTACGCCAACTCCCTGGTACCCCAGCAAATTCTGGAATGGACCCGCCCCGACGCTGAGCGCATTGGTACCGCCACCATGACTCTGGAGCGCATCCTGCCGCTGATGGTGGAGCATGTACGGGCCGGAAAATCCGTCGTTCGCCTGCAATCAGGGGATCCCAGCCTCTACAGCGCCATCCACGAGCAGATACAGGCCCTGGTAGAGGCGGAGGTGCCCTTTGAGGTGGTACCGGGCATCAGCGCCTATCAGGCGGCGGCAGCCAAGCTCAACGCCGAGCTGACCATTCCGGGCCTGGTCCAGTCGATTATTCTCACCCGCATCAGCGGGCGCACCCAGGTGCCCGAGGCGGAAAACCTGGCCTCCCTGGCGGCCCACAAAACTAGCCTCTGCCTCTACCTCAGTGCTCGCCATGTGGAGGAATCCCAGGCGCAGTTGCTCCAGCACTACGAGCCCGATACCCCGGTGGCGATCTGCTTTCGCATCGGCTGGCCCGACGAGCAGATCGTAGTAGTGCCGCTCTCGGAGATGGCTAAGGTCACGCGGGAAAAGGACCTGATACGCACCACGCTCTACGTGATCAGCCCGGCGCTTCGGGGGCAGAAGGTCAGGTCGCGCCTCTACAACCCCGACCACACCCACCTGTTTCGCCCCCGCCAGGGCTCTGCTGCGCCCTCAGACGCTACCCAGGACGCCGTGGCATCCCAGTCTTGA
- a CDS encoding MOSC domain-containing protein has protein sequence MTPHLARIDIFPVKSLDGVSVSQATVLGSGALRGDRTYALFDRQNRFVNAKRTAAIQRLRSTFSEAGESITLAIAGDRPTATFHLHQQRPALEAWFSDYFQQPVTLQENRDLGFPDDTHAAGPTVISTATLQTVADWYGLSLEETRRRFRTNLEIDGVPAFWEDQLFSANGTSVRFTIGDVVLEGINPCQRCVVPTRDSDTGTATASFQKTFAQQRAATLPAWAPPKRFNHFYKLAVNTNIVGQGGQILKLGDSVSLL, from the coding sequence ATGACGCCACATCTAGCTCGCATTGACATTTTTCCGGTCAAGTCGCTGGATGGGGTTTCGGTGTCCCAGGCCACGGTGCTGGGCAGTGGAGCGCTGAGGGGCGATCGCACCTACGCCCTCTTCGACCGCCAAAACCGGTTTGTCAACGCCAAGCGCACCGCCGCTATTCAACGGCTGCGATCGACGTTCTCGGAGGCTGGCGAATCCATCACCCTGGCCATCGCGGGCGATCGCCCCACCGCCACCTTTCACCTACACCAGCAGCGACCCGCCCTAGAAGCCTGGTTCAGCGACTACTTTCAGCAACCCGTCACCCTGCAAGAAAACCGCGACCTGGGCTTTCCCGACGATACCCACGCCGCTGGCCCCACGGTGATCAGCACCGCCACCCTCCAAACCGTGGCTGATTGGTATGGCCTGAGCCTGGAGGAAACCCGCCGCCGCTTCCGCACCAACCTGGAGATCGACGGCGTCCCCGCCTTCTGGGAAGATCAGCTCTTTAGCGCCAATGGCACCTCTGTTCGCTTCACCATTGGCGATGTGGTGCTAGAGGGCATCAACCCCTGCCAGCGCTGCGTTGTCCCCACCCGCGACAGCGACACCGGCACCGCCACCGCCAGCTTTCAAAAGACCTTCGCCCAGCAGCGCGCCGCCACCCTGCCCGCCTGGGCCCCGCCCAAGCGGTTCAACCATTTCTACAAGCTGGCGGTCAACACCAACATCGTGGGCCAGGGCGGGCAAATCCTCAAACTCGGCGATAGTGTTAGCCTGCTCTAA
- the hemW gene encoding radical SAM family heme chaperone HemW, giving the protein MTQNPPDLNPPTSAYIHIPFCRRRCFYCDFPISVLGNQQRGETSGTVEGYVELLCTEIAATPKLNPHPLQTVFFGGGTPSLLSVPQLETILAHLDRRFGIAPTAEISMEMDPGTFDLAHLQGYLAAGINRISLGVQALDDATLERCGRFHRTADVYRAVDWLHQVAMANWSLDLISGLPHQTLETWETGLSKAVALQPHHLSIYDLTIEPQTVFARRYQPGDAPLPTDDQTATMYRTAQAFLTDQGYDHYEVSNYAQPGHQCQHNLTYWRNQSYYGFGLGATSYTQHQRVSRPRTLGTYGEWVEAFRQSGGVHTEPPTPPKEQLLDRLMVGLRLREGISGEDLRSHCAPQTWAILQQTLKPHIEQGFVILEGDAWDNLHCLRLSDPEGFLFSNVVLSDCFRALEDWGDR; this is encoded by the coding sequence ATGACCCAGAACCCCCCAGATCTCAACCCTCCAACGTCCGCCTACATCCACATTCCCTTCTGCCGCCGCCGCTGCTTCTACTGCGACTTCCCGATCTCCGTCCTTGGCAACCAGCAACGGGGCGAAACCTCCGGCACCGTTGAGGGCTATGTAGAACTGCTCTGCACAGAAATTGCAGCCACTCCCAAGCTCAACCCTCACCCCCTACAAACCGTTTTCTTCGGCGGTGGCACCCCCTCCCTGCTCTCGGTGCCCCAGCTTGAAACCATCCTCGCCCATCTCGATCGCCGCTTCGGCATCGCCCCCACCGCCGAAATCTCCATGGAAATGGACCCCGGCACCTTTGATCTGGCCCACCTCCAGGGCTATCTGGCCGCAGGCATCAACCGCATCAGCCTGGGGGTGCAGGCCCTGGACGATGCCACCCTGGAGCGCTGTGGCCGCTTTCACCGCACCGCCGACGTGTACCGGGCCGTGGACTGGCTGCACCAGGTCGCCATGGCCAACTGGAGCCTGGATCTGATCTCTGGGTTGCCCCACCAGACTCTGGAAACCTGGGAAACCGGGCTATCTAAAGCCGTCGCCCTCCAGCCCCACCACCTCTCCATCTACGACCTCACCATTGAGCCCCAAACCGTCTTTGCCAGGCGATACCAACCGGGCGATGCCCCCCTGCCCACGGACGACCAAACCGCCACCATGTACCGCACCGCCCAGGCATTCCTCACCGACCAGGGCTACGACCACTACGAAGTCTCTAACTATGCCCAGCCAGGGCACCAGTGTCAGCACAACCTGACCTACTGGCGCAACCAGTCCTACTACGGGTTTGGCCTCGGGGCCACCAGCTACACCCAGCACCAGCGAGTCAGTCGCCCCCGCACCCTAGGCACCTACGGCGAATGGGTGGAGGCGTTCCGGCAATCGGGCGGAGTCCACACCGAACCGCCCACGCCCCCGAAGGAGCAACTGCTGGATCGGCTGATGGTGGGGCTGCGGCTGCGGGAGGGGATTAGCGGGGAGGACCTGCGATCGCACTGTGCACCGCAAACCTGGGCCATTCTCCAGCAAACCCTCAAGCCCCACATTGAACAGGGGTTTGTCATCCTTGAGGGCGACGCCTGGGACAATCTCCACTGTTTGCGCCTCAGCGATCCCGAAGGTTTTCTGTTTTCTAACGTGGTGCTATCTGACTGCTTTCGGGCGCTAGAAGACTGGGGCGATCGCTGA
- the serA gene encoding phosphoglycerate dehydrogenase, with protein sequence MPKVLVSDPIDQAGLDILSQVAQVDVNTSLSPEDLVAAIGEYDALMIRSGTRVTKEVIQAGQNLKIIGRAGVGVDNVDVPEATRRGIVVVNSPEGNTIAAAEHALAMMMAMSRYIPSADRSVKAGEWKRKDFTGVEIYKKTLGVVGLGKIGSHVATVARAMGMKLLAYDPFISADRAEQLGCRLVELDLLFREADYITLHLPKTPETTHLVNEQALATMKPTVRIINCARGGIIDEAALAKALREGTIGGAALDVYESEPLGESELRDLGKEIILTPHLGASTEEAQVNVAIDVAEQIRDVLLGLPARSAVNIPGLRPEVMQKLRPYLQLAETLGNLVGQLAGGRVEELTVRLQGDIAGGDTQPIMVAALKGLLSHALQERVNYVNASIEAKERGIHVIETRDADIRDYTGSLNLTAKGSLGEHSVTGVLLGGSEIRVTDIDEFPINVPPTQHMLFTLHRDMPGIIGKIGSLLGSFNVNIASMQVGRKIVRGDAVMALSLDDPLPEGILEEILKVPGIRDAYTVNL encoded by the coding sequence ATGCCCAAGGTTCTAGTTTCCGACCCCATCGATCAGGCGGGCCTCGACATTCTCTCCCAAGTCGCCCAGGTTGACGTCAACACCAGCCTTTCGCCTGAAGACCTGGTGGCGGCCATTGGCGAGTACGACGCGCTGATGATTCGCTCTGGCACCAGGGTCACCAAAGAGGTCATTCAGGCGGGCCAGAACCTGAAGATCATCGGTCGGGCCGGGGTCGGAGTTGATAACGTCGACGTGCCCGAGGCCACCCGCCGGGGCATTGTGGTGGTCAACTCCCCCGAGGGCAACACCATCGCCGCCGCCGAGCACGCCCTGGCGATGATGATGGCCATGTCCCGCTACATTCCCAGCGCCGATCGCTCCGTCAAGGCTGGGGAATGGAAGCGCAAGGACTTCACCGGGGTCGAGATCTATAAGAAAACCCTGGGCGTCGTCGGCCTGGGCAAAATTGGCTCCCACGTGGCCACCGTGGCCCGGGCCATGGGCATGAAGCTACTGGCCTACGACCCGTTTATCTCCGCCGATCGCGCTGAGCAGCTGGGCTGCCGCCTGGTCGAGCTGGACCTGCTGTTCCGCGAGGCCGATTACATCACCCTGCACCTGCCCAAGACCCCCGAGACCACGCACCTGGTGAATGAGCAGGCCCTGGCCACCATGAAGCCCACGGTGCGGATCATCAACTGCGCCCGGGGCGGCATCATTGACGAAGCGGCCCTGGCTAAGGCCCTGCGGGAGGGCACCATCGGCGGTGCGGCCCTGGACGTGTACGAGTCCGAGCCCCTGGGCGAGTCGGAGCTGCGGGACCTGGGCAAAGAGATCATTCTCACCCCCCACCTGGGAGCCTCCACCGAAGAGGCCCAGGTGAATGTGGCCATCGACGTGGCGGAGCAGATCCGCGATGTGCTGCTGGGGCTGCCGGCCCGCTCAGCGGTGAATATCCCCGGCCTGCGCCCCGAGGTGATGCAAAAGCTGCGCCCCTATCTGCAGCTGGCCGAAACCCTGGGCAACCTGGTGGGGCAGTTAGCTGGGGGCCGGGTGGAGGAACTCACCGTGCGGCTCCAGGGCGACATCGCCGGGGGCGACACCCAGCCGATCATGGTGGCGGCGCTCAAGGGCCTGCTCTCCCACGCGCTGCAGGAGCGGGTCAACTACGTCAACGCCTCGATTGAGGCCAAGGAGCGCGGCATTCACGTGATCGAAACCCGCGACGCCGACATCCGCGACTACACCGGCTCGCTCAACCTCACCGCCAAGGGCAGCCTGGGTGAGCACTCCGTCACCGGGGTGCTGCTGGGGGGCAGCGAAATTCGCGTCACCGACATCGACGAGTTCCCGATCAACGTGCCGCCCACCCAGCACATGCTGTTTACCCTGCACCGCGACATGCCGGGCATCATCGGCAAGATTGGCTCCCTGCTGGGCAGCTTTAACGTCAACATTGCCAGTATGCAGGTGGGCCGCAAAATTGTCCGTGGCGATGCGGTGATGGCGCTGAGCCTCGATGACCCGCTGCCGGAGGGTATTTTGGAAGAGATTCTCAAGGTGCCGGGAATTCGCGATGCCTATACGGTTAATCTGTAG
- the prmA gene encoding 50S ribosomal protein L11 methyltransferase has product MAVVNTWWEVKVLCDPALEDTVFWRFDSFGSQGTSTQKRGSSCIVQAYFPQHRMELLDLSALALLIKQDALCSDQVPPRISWQLIDEEDWSKSWKDHWQPEPIGDRFLITPAWLEPPADNDRLVLRLDPGVAFGTGNHPTTQLCLESLEMRLTYEKTDVTIADIGCGSGILSIGALLLGAKKSYAADIDDLAVHSAVGNRTLNGLTEEQLPLIHGSLDAIAAKLTAPVDGIVCNILAEVIMDLIPQMHTIVTADGWGILSGILLEQSKLVADTLEQHGWVVATLWRRQEWCCLNVRRSA; this is encoded by the coding sequence ATGGCTGTGGTCAACACCTGGTGGGAAGTAAAGGTACTGTGCGATCCAGCCCTGGAGGATACGGTCTTTTGGCGGTTTGACAGCTTTGGCAGCCAGGGCACCTCGACCCAAAAGCGCGGCTCCTCCTGCATTGTGCAGGCCTATTTCCCCCAGCACCGTATGGAATTGCTGGATCTTTCTGCTCTAGCGCTTCTGATCAAGCAAGATGCCCTCTGTAGCGACCAGGTGCCGCCTCGTATCAGCTGGCAGCTAATCGATGAGGAGGACTGGTCGAAAAGCTGGAAAGACCACTGGCAACCGGAGCCGATCGGCGATCGCTTTCTCATCACCCCCGCCTGGCTGGAGCCCCCCGCCGACAACGATCGCCTGGTGCTGCGACTCGACCCAGGGGTTGCTTTTGGCACCGGCAACCACCCCACCACCCAGCTCTGCCTTGAGTCGCTGGAAATGAGGCTAACCTACGAAAAGACCGACGTCACCATCGCCGATATTGGCTGTGGGTCCGGTATTCTCTCCATTGGGGCGCTGCTGCTGGGGGCGAAAAAGTCCTACGCAGCCGATATCGACGATCTGGCCGTGCATTCTGCGGTGGGCAACCGTACCCTCAACGGGCTGACGGAGGAGCAGCTGCCGCTGATCCACGGCAGTTTGGATGCGATCGCGGCCAAGCTCACGGCTCCGGTCGATGGCATTGTGTGTAACATTCTGGCGGAGGTGATCATGGACCTGATTCCTCAAATGCACACCATTGTCACCGCTGATGGCTGGGGCATTCTCAGCGGCATTCTGCTGGAGCAGTCGAAGCTGGTAGCCGATACCCTGGAGCAGCACGGCTGGGTGGTGGCCACGCTGTGGCGGCGGCAGGAGTGGTGTTGTCTCAACGTGCGGCGATCCGCGTAG